In Spirobacillus cienkowskii, a genomic segment contains:
- a CDS encoding MFS transporter: MFTTLKKIRNHNVILVFTVAFAMFVDSMSYGIIIPLLPIFSDKILMLNNSQISFFVASYAIGLLTFVPFLSYITNIFSNKNTLLLGSIVLVMSTLLFPICYNYELLLFSRFLQGASAAITWTSGLSLIAENVKPQHRSTALATSMVGVSVGHLLGAPFAGFLYELGGLYLPFLGVILFGLVSILFILTLQPITSIIYDTRKYKNFRFFKLCLNSHILKALTIIVLLESFMLSFLEPNLSLFVARNLHASSETIGLLFGTQVLALGLFSPLAAKISEHYKKLPTILFGLFLSGIVFILMSVAQSINGYFILMAVLGITSALCVSPVLSAFADELDKSEMRGLYHTAYGFFNFIYSVGMLAGPLTGYITNELLPYYLSYILVGFTLILSVTILIFYLNSKQSRKDYTLQQQSTKPVHPLEPSQDKSQDFSTTA, from the coding sequence ATGTTTACGACATTAAAAAAAATAAGAAATCATAATGTCATTCTTGTTTTTACAGTGGCATTTGCCATGTTTGTAGATTCAATGAGTTATGGTATTATTATTCCTTTACTCCCCATTTTTTCTGATAAAATTTTAATGCTCAACAACTCTCAAATTAGTTTTTTTGTAGCTTCATATGCAATTGGCTTGTTAACTTTTGTTCCATTTTTAAGTTATATCACTAATATTTTTAGTAACAAAAATACATTACTTCTTGGTAGTATCGTTTTAGTCATGTCAACTTTGTTGTTTCCAATTTGTTATAATTATGAGTTGTTACTTTTTTCAAGATTTCTCCAAGGAGCTTCAGCAGCAATAACGTGGACATCAGGTTTAAGTTTAATTGCCGAAAACGTAAAACCTCAGCATCGCTCAACGGCTCTTGCAACATCAATGGTGGGAGTTTCTGTTGGACATTTGCTCGGAGCGCCTTTTGCTGGTTTTCTTTACGAACTTGGAGGACTGTATCTTCCTTTTTTAGGAGTCATACTATTTGGTTTAGTGAGCATTCTCTTTATTTTAACACTGCAACCAATAACTTCTATTATTTACGATACAAGAAAATATAAAAATTTTAGATTTTTTAAGTTATGTTTAAATTCTCATATTTTAAAAGCACTGACTATTATTGTTTTATTAGAATCTTTTATGCTCTCTTTTTTAGAACCCAATTTATCCTTATTTGTCGCTCGAAATCTTCATGCAAGCAGTGAAACAATTGGATTATTATTTGGAACACAAGTTTTAGCATTAGGATTATTTTCTCCTCTCGCAGCTAAAATCTCAGAACATTACAAAAAGTTACCCACTATACTTTTTGGGTTATTTTTAAGTGGCATTGTTTTTATATTGATGTCAGTTGCGCAATCCATAAATGGATATTTTATTTTAATGGCAGTTCTTGGAATAACTTCGGCTCTTTGTGTAAGTCCTGTGCTGTCGGCATTTGCTGATGAGCTTGATAAATCAGAAATGAGAGGCTTGTACCACACTGCTTACGGTTTTTTTAATTTTATTTATTCTGTTGGTATGCTTGCAGGACCCCTTACAGGTTATATCACAAACGAACTGTTACCCTATTATTTGTCTTATATTTTAGTAGGATTTACTCTTATTTTATCTGTAACAATTTTAATTTTTTATTTAAATTCTAAACAGAGTCGGAA
- a CDS encoding Glu/Leu/Phe/Val dehydrogenase dimerization domain-containing protein, translated as MKLFSSLESMGHEQIVFCHDPTAGLKAVIAIHDTTLGPALGGTRLLPYEDEEAALLDVLRLSRGMTYKAACAGLFLGGGKAVIIADPKNKTEIMFRSYGRFVQSLGGRYITAEDMNTNVVNMDQVRLETRFVTGVSSNLGGSGDPSIMTAKGTVHGICAAVKYRLKKESLKGIRVSIQGIGSVGKHVCRMLHEKGAKIFVTDIDQNRLKEVQNLYGATIVSEQDFYQLDVDIYAPCARGATLNDSHIQALKAKVIAGCANNQLEDEEKHSKMLKDLNILYAPDYVINAGGLINVANEITGYSTEKVEIEIARIAETLQTIFIQSDKQNVSTHEAAKRFAENRIHEAAKLKILTQFSNSAIGNLKK; from the coding sequence ATGAAGCTGTTTTCATCACTTGAATCGATGGGTCATGAACAGATCGTTTTTTGCCATGATCCCACGGCAGGGTTAAAAGCTGTGATTGCGATTCATGATACAACTCTCGGTCCTGCGTTAGGGGGAACCCGTTTGTTACCTTATGAAGACGAAGAAGCCGCATTATTAGATGTCTTGCGACTGAGTCGTGGTATGACCTATAAAGCGGCGTGTGCAGGACTTTTTTTAGGTGGTGGCAAGGCGGTTATTATTGCAGATCCAAAAAATAAAACGGAGATTATGTTTCGCAGTTATGGTCGTTTTGTGCAGTCTTTGGGAGGTCGTTACATTACTGCAGAAGATATGAATACAAATGTCGTAAACATGGATCAAGTGCGTTTAGAAACAAGATTTGTCACTGGTGTGTCTTCCAATCTTGGTGGGAGTGGTGATCCTAGCATTATGACAGCAAAAGGAACCGTTCATGGCATTTGTGCTGCTGTCAAATATCGATTAAAAAAAGAGTCACTGAAAGGAATTCGAGTTTCGATTCAAGGAATTGGTTCAGTTGGTAAACATGTGTGCCGTATGCTTCACGAAAAGGGCGCAAAAATTTTTGTGACTGATATTGATCAGAATCGCTTAAAAGAAGTTCAAAATTTATATGGTGCAACAATAGTGTCTGAACAAGATTTTTACCAACTCGATGTTGATATCTATGCGCCGTGTGCCAGGGGAGCAACATTAAACGACTCTCATATTCAAGCATTAAAAGCTAAAGTGATTGCAGGATGTGCGAATAATCAACTTGAAGACGAAGAAAAGCATTCAAAAATGTTAAAAGATTTAAATATATTGTATGCTCCAGATTATGTGATCAATGCAGGGGGGCTTATTAATGTAGCCAATGAAATTACAGGATACAGCACCGAAAAAGTCGAAATAGAAATTGCAAGAATCGCAGAAACTTTACAAACGATTTTTATTCAATCCGATAAACAAAATGTATCAACTCATGAGGCAGCAAAACGGTTTGCAGAAAATCGAATTCACGAAGCGGCTAAGCTTAAAATTTTAACACAATTTTCAAACTCTGCCATTGGAAATTTAAAGAAGTAA
- a CDS encoding EVE domain-containing protein: MKKTLINDLSAKYWLMKSEPDVFSIFDLEQRSGQQEFWDGVRNYQARNFMKDQMKVGDKILFYHSNSNPSGVAGIAEIVEEAKPDMSALDPKSKYFDPKATKDNPRWFAVTVGKPKKFSRIVALAELRENPILKEMILLKKGQRLSILPVSQKEYEAILLMAGYK, translated from the coding sequence ATGAAAAAGACATTAATTAATGATTTGAGTGCAAAATACTGGTTGATGAAATCGGAACCCGATGTTTTTTCTATTTTTGATCTTGAACAAAGATCTGGGCAACAAGAATTTTGGGATGGAGTTCGTAATTACCAAGCACGTAATTTTATGAAAGATCAAATGAAGGTTGGGGATAAAATTCTTTTTTATCACTCAAATTCGAATCCCTCTGGTGTAGCAGGAATTGCCGAGATTGTTGAAGAGGCAAAGCCAGATATGTCAGCCCTCGATCCAAAGTCAAAATATTTTGATCCTAAAGCAACAAAAGACAATCCTCGCTGGTTTGCAGTGACCGTTGGTAAGCCTAAAAAGTTTTCACGAATTGTTGCACTCGCTGAATTAAGAGAAAATCCAATCTTAAAAGAGATGATTTTGTTGAAAAAAGGTCAAAGACTCTCTATTTTACCAGTCTCCCAAAAAGAATACGAAGCAATTTTGCTTATGGCTGGTTACAAATAA
- a CDS encoding thiolase family protein, whose translation MSHAYIVAAKRTPIGRFQGVFKNMSAPRLGAVVVKNILESTGLNASQVEEIMMGEVLTAGVGQAPARQTALYAGLPQSVRAVTIGKVCGSGMQSIILAAQSVMLGDSHCVIAGGQENMTLAPYLLPMARDGMRMGHKELLDSMIYDGLWDPYDHVHMGNCAEACVQEHHFTRQQQDEFAIQSYLKAQNATTSGLFKNEIVPVNVEQGKSTVLIDKDEEPFASDLNKVANLKPAFDKNGSITAANSSKINDGAAALLVVSESFMKQNNLKPLAKIISWSGHAHEPKWFTTAPVAAMENALKKANLTMKEIDLYEINEAFAVVALYAIKKLSLPPEKVNIHGGACALGHPIGASGARIVTTLLNALQQQQKKLGMASLCIGGGEGLAIIIENCSKG comes from the coding sequence ATGTCTCATGCGTATATTGTTGCTGCAAAAAGAACTCCTATTGGTCGTTTTCAGGGTGTTTTTAAAAATATGAGTGCACCTCGATTGGGGGCTGTGGTTGTAAAAAATATATTGGAGTCAACTGGTTTGAACGCATCACAGGTTGAAGAAATCATGATGGGAGAAGTGTTAACTGCAGGTGTTGGACAAGCTCCTGCACGGCAAACAGCGCTTTATGCAGGTTTGCCACAATCAGTTCGTGCAGTAACAATTGGCAAAGTTTGTGGCAGCGGCATGCAGTCTATTATTCTTGCTGCACAGTCTGTGATGCTTGGTGACTCTCATTGTGTGATTGCAGGAGGGCAAGAAAATATGACTCTTGCGCCCTATCTATTACCGATGGCACGAGATGGCATGCGAATGGGGCATAAAGAACTGTTGGATTCTATGATTTATGATGGTTTGTGGGATCCTTATGATCACGTTCATATGGGAAATTGTGCAGAAGCCTGTGTTCAAGAACATCACTTTACACGGCAACAACAGGATGAGTTTGCAATTCAAAGTTATCTAAAAGCGCAAAATGCAACAACGTCAGGTTTGTTTAAAAATGAAATTGTGCCTGTTAACGTTGAGCAAGGAAAATCAACTGTTCTAATTGATAAAGATGAAGAACCTTTTGCCTCTGATTTAAATAAAGTTGCAAATTTAAAACCAGCATTTGATAAAAACGGATCAATAACGGCTGCGAATTCATCTAAAATTAATGATGGAGCTGCCGCATTATTGGTGGTTTCTGAGTCTTTCATGAAGCAAAATAATTTAAAACCTCTTGCAAAAATTATCAGTTGGTCAGGACACGCGCACGAACCAAAATGGTTTACAACAGCACCTGTTGCAGCAATGGAAAATGCTTTAAAAAAAGCAAATTTAACAATGAAAGAGATAGATTTGTATGAAATCAATGAAGCATTTGCTGTGGTGGCTTTGTATGCAATAAAAAAACTTTCATTGCCCCCAGAAAAAGTGAACATTCATGGTGGAGCATGCGCATTAGGACATCCTATAGGTGCAAGTGGGGCACGCATTGTGACAACATTGTTGAATGCATTGCAGCAACAACAAAAAAAATTGGGTATGGCCAGTTTATGTATTGGTGGTGGAGAAGGGCTTGCTATAATTATTGAAAATTGTAGCAAAGGTTAA